CCGGCGACCCGGGCCACCGCCACCGCCTCCGGGCCGCCGAAGGTCTCGAACTCCGCCGGCACCTCGACCAACGCGCCGTCGGCGGCCTGCCGCCAGGCACTCACCCGCGGATTGCCGTGCGCCCCACCGGACTTCGCCCCCAACGCCGCCACCCGGGGATCCCGGCAGCCCACCGCGTACAGCACGTTCCGCGCGCCGTAGAACGACTCCGCGCGTACCGCCCGCGCCCGCCAGGACCGCCCGTCGTCGGAGGCCCAGAAGGCCGGCCTGGTCCCCCCGTCGGCCGCGGCCACCGCGCCCACCGCGTACCACCGCCCGCCGCAGGCCACCGCGTCGCGGACCAGCAACCGGCCGGGCGCACCACCGGGCGGCTCCACCACGCCCGCGGCCCAGTCCGGCCGCACCACCGGTGCGTCGGCGGCGGGACCGTCGGCGACCGGCTCGGCCCGACAACCGACAACCACCAGCAGCGGTACGACCAGGGACGCGAGAGCACGCCGCGCGAACATGGACCGGATGCTATCGATGCCCGGCCACACCCGACGCCCCGTCACACCGGGGCGGCGACACTCAGGAGGCGGGCTCGGCCACCTCGCCGCCGGCGGTCTCGGCCAGGATCCGCTCGGCGACCTCCTTCATGGTCATCCGGTGGTCCATCGCGGTGCGCTGGATCCACTTGAACGCCTGCGGCTCGGTCATCCCGTACGTGGTCATCAGCGCGCCCTTGGCACGCTCCACGGTCTTGCGGATCTCCAGGCGGTCGGTCAGCCCGGCCACCTCCGCCTCCAGCGCCGAGACCTCCGCGTACCGGGAGAGGGCGATCTCCACCGCCGGCACCAGGTCGCTCTTCTGGAACGGCTTCACCAGGTACGCCATCGCCCCGGCGGCACGGGCCCGCTCGACCAGGTCCCGCTGGCTGAACGCGGTCAGGATGATCACCGGCGCGATCCGGCCCCCGGCGATCCGCTCGGCGGCGGCCAGACCATCCATGATCGGCATCTTGATGTCCAGGATGACCAGGTCGGGCTTGAGCTCCTCGGCCAACCGGACGGCGGTCTCACCGTCACCGGCCTCGCCGACCACCTCGTAGCCCTCCTCGACCAGCATCTCGGCCAGGTCCAGCCGGATGAGCGCCTCGTCCTCGGCGATCAGTACGCGCCTACGCTCGGCATCCGTCTGCGTCTCCGCCACGAGCCACTCCCACCAGTCTGTGCTCCGACACCCGCCGTGCCCGGGTGTCACCGTCTCCAGCCTAGTGGGTAGTCTGTCAGTGCCGAATCACGGAAGCCCCTGTACTCCAACCGGAAGAGAGACGGAGCTCAAACCTCCGACAGTGTGGGTTCGAGTCCCACCGGGGGCACCAAAGTGTCATACGCCTGTTCGAATATGACCGCGTGCATCCGCTTGAGATCCATACTCTGGCCCGCCGCATCTACTTCTCCGGATGCACGGTTGCCGAGACGGCGCGTCAGGTAGGACTCCCCTACCAGACCGTCTGGCACTGGTGCCGGGACCGCACAGAACGGAAGCAGCACGGCACAGCCCTGCGTTGCTTCCGCTGCAACCCGGCTCTGGCCGGCCCGGTGGACATTGTCAGCTACGCCTACCTGCTGGGCCTCTACCTGGGCGACGGCCACCTTGTCACGTCGACGAAGGCACCCGTGCTGCGGGTCAGTTGCACGGAGATCTACCCCGGCCTCATCGACGCTTGCGAGCAGGCGATGCTGGCCGTCCTCGCGGCCCGGGTGCAACGGACCCCGAAGCAGGGATGTGTCCTGGTGCAGAGCAGTGGCGCGCACTGGCCGTGTCTGTTGCCGCAGCACGGGCCGGGCAAGAAGCACGAGCGGCCGATCGTGCTCGCCGACTGGCAGCGCCGCATCGTCGCCGACCACCCCGGCGACTTCCTCCGCGGCCTGTTCCACTCCGACGGCTGTCGAGCCACCAACCGGGTGACCACCCGCGGGAAGGTCTACGTCTATCCGCGGTACATGTTCTCCAACCGGTCGACCGACATCATGGGCCTCTGCCAGTGGGCCCTCGACCTGCTCGGCGTCGAGTGGCGGATGAACATGCCGTACTCGTTGTCGGTGGCGCGGCGCTCGGCGGTGGCCGTACTCGATCGGCATGTCGGGCCGAAGCACTGAGCACCGCGCGCCCGACCGCCGGGCCGAGCGCGGCGGCCGCCGGGGCCGGCCGAAGGCGGCGCGGCCTGGGGTACCGGTCGCGCGCGGCGGCCGTCGGGGCCCTGGTGCGCCGACCGCCCGGGGCCGGTGGGGTCCGGGACACCGGCGCCGAGGAGTCGTTCCGGAAGAGGCCCGGGTGCGCCGACGGCCCGGGGCCGGTGGGGCCTGCGGGCGTCAGCCGAGGGTGGCCAGGGCGCGGGCCAGGTCGTCGCGGAGGTCCTCGGGGTCCTCCAGGCCTACCGAGAGGCGCAGGAGTCCGGCTGCGGGTCGGGCGTCGCCGGCGACCGGGCGGTGGGTGAGCGAGGCGGGATGTTGGATGAGGGTGTCCACGCCGCCGAGGGAGACGGCGTGGGTGATGAGCCGGCAGGCGTCAGCGACGGCGGTGGCGGCGGGCGCGCCGCCGGCTACCTCGAAGGCGAGCAGGCTGCCGCCGCCGGCGAGTTGGCGGCCGACCAGCCCGGCGGGGTCGTGCAGGCTGGGGTGGTGGACCCGGGTGACGGCCCGGTGACCGGCGAGCCAGCCGGCGAGTTTCTCGGCGCCGGCCTGCTGGGCGCGCACCCGTAGCGGCAGGGTCTGCAGGCCGCGGTGCAGGAGGTATCCGCCGAGGGGGTGCAGGATCGCGCCGGTGAGGGCGCGGACCTGGCGTAGTCGGGTGGCCCAGCCGGCGTCGCAGGCGACGACGCCGGCGAGGACGTCGCCGTGTCCGCCGATGCTCTTGGTGGCGCTGTGCAGGACCAGGGCCGCGCCGTGCCGGGCGGGTTGCTGGAGTACGCAGGTGGCGACGGTGTTGTCGACGAGCAGGGGTACGTCGCCGGCGGCGTCGGCCAGGGCGGCGATGTCGACGAGGTCGAGGGTGGGGTTGGCGGGGGTCTCGGCGATGACCAGTGCGGTGTCGGGGCGGATCGCGGTGGCGACCTGCTCGGGGTGGGCCCAGCTGACGGTGGTGCCGAGCAGCCCGGTGGCCAGGACGTGGTCGGTGCCGCCGTAGAGGGGGCGGACGGCGACGACGTGTCGTCGTCCGTCGGTGGCGGCGGCGAGCAGGGTGGCGGTGAGGGCGGCCATGCCGCTGGCGAAGGCGACGGCGTCGGTGGTGCCTTCGAGGTCGGCGAGGGCGGTTTCGAACCGGGCGACGGTGGGGTTCCAGAGGCGCTGGTAGACGGGGCTGTCGCCGGTGGGGAGGGTGCCGCCGGTGGCGAGGGTCTCGTAGGTGTGGCCGCCGGCGTCGACCGAGGGCAGCGGGTTGGTGGTGGACAGGTCGATGGGTGGGGCGTGGACGCCGAGGGCGGCCAGGTCGGCGCGGCCGGCGTGCACGGCTCGGGTGTCCACGGTCGTCATGGCGGGAAGCGTCGAACATCTGGCCGCATCGAGGCAAGTGATCTGTGGAAGATTCTTCACGGACCCCTTTCCGCGCGCTGATGTTCGAAGCAGGATGGGCGGATGCCTGCTGTACCGAATGATGTGCGGCCGTTCGCGGCCCTGGACGACGTCGACCGCGCGATCCTGACCGAGCTGGCCGCCGACGGCCGGTTGCCGAACAACGCCCTCGCCGAGCGGGTGGGCGTGGCGGCGTCGACGTGTCTGACCCGGACCCGGGCGCTGCGCGAGTGCGGGGCGATCCGGGGTTTCCACGCCGACGTCGATCCGGCGGCGGTCGGGTTGCCGTTGCAGGCGTTGGTGTCGGTCCGGTTGACGGCGCACGAGCGGGCGGCGGTGGACGCGTTCCGGGCCCGATCGGTGCGGTTGCCGGGGGTGGTGTCGGTGTTCCACGTGGCGGGTGCCGACGACTACGTGTTGCACGTGCGGGCGGCGTCGGGGGACGCGTTGCGGGACTTCGTGCTGGACCATCTGGCGGTGGATCCGGCGGTCGCGCACACCGAGACGTCGTTGATCTTCGAGCAGGTACGCGGAGCGGGCTGACCAGGCGGTCCCGGGGTGTTTGGAAGGGCCCCTGTACATCAGAAAGCGTTAACAGGGGGCCCTTCCTTGCACGGGGGTGGGAACAGAACGGGCGGGGGGGCGGGTTGGGGCATGGTGTGATCGACGTACCGATGTCTGTTCTTGACCTTGCTCCGGTCGCGGCCGGGACCACCGCCGGCGCGGCCCTGCGGCACACCACCGAGCTGGCCCGACGTACCGAGGAGTTGGGCTACCGCCGGTTCTGGGTGGCCGAGCACCACAACATGCCGGCGATCGCGAGTTCCGCGCCGGCGGTGTTGCTGGCGCACCTGGCGGCGAACACCTCGTCCATCCGGTTGGGTTCGGGTGGGGTGATGTTGCCCAACCACGCGCCGTTGGTGGTGGCCGAACAGTTCGGCACCCTGGAGGCGTTGCATCCGGGGCGGATCGATCTGGGGATCGGGCGGGCGCCCGGCACCGACCAGGTGACCGCGTTGGCGTTGCGGCGCACGATGGAGGGGCTGTCGGCGGAGGGTTTCCCGCAGGAGTTGGCGGATCTGGTGAACTACTTCACCGGTGAGCGGCCGGGGCCGATCACGGCCACGCCGGGCCGGGGGGACATGCCGGCGGTGTGGCTGTTGGGTTCCAGTGGGTTCAGCGCGCAGTTGGCCGGGCTGCTGGGGTTGCCGTTCTCGTTCGCGCACCACTTCAGTGCGCAGCACACGTTGCCGGCGTTGGCGTTGTACCGCAAGCACTTCCGGCCGTCGCGGTGGCTGGCCGAGCCGTACGCGATGGTGGCGGTGAACGCGGTCTGTGCCGACACCGACGAGCGGGCGGAGTGGCTGGCCGCGCCGAGCGCGTTGTCGTTCCTGCGGTTGCGTTCGGGGCGGCCGGAGCCGTTGGCCACCCCGCAGGAGGCGGCGGAGTACCCGTACACCGAGGTGGAGCGGGAGTTCGTGCTGGCCCGGCGGGAGGGGCAGGCGTTGGGGTCGCCGGAGACGGTCCGGCGGCAGTTGACGGAGTTGTTGGCGCGTACCGGTGCGGACGAGTTGATGTTGACCACGCTGGTGTACGACGTGGCCGACCGGGTGCGGTCGTTCGAGTTGATCGCCGAGAAGGTGGCCGGTGGCCTGCGCCGGAGTGCCTGAAACACGCTCTTCATAGCCACGTCACCGGCCCGTCGCCGAGGCCGCCTAGTTTTGTCCTCGGTGGTGGTACGGCATTCCCGGTCGGGACGGGTCGGGGGTGCTGCGGTGTGGGGCACCGGGGCGGGTTGTGCGGGTTCACGCTTCCCCGGTGCCTGTCCCGGGTCCGCTGGTTGCGGCGGACCCGGGACTGCACCACCCTCTTTTCCAAGTCGGGTGCGCGGTGGGCTCAGCGTAGGTAGATCGCGGGGGTCGGCGGAGGCGCCATCCCGTCACCGATGAAGAAGCTCGGGTGCGGCGGCTGGTTGTAGGCGGTGTTCTGCCAGGCGATGGCGACCCGGTACTGCGGGTCGTGCATCAGGGTGTGGATCCGGGTGCTGGTCGGCGTCGGGGTGCTGTAGATGCGCAGCGCCCGGTTGTCGGTGGTGCGCCAGATCACCTCCTCCCGCCAGTCGCCGAGGAGGTCGGCGGAGAGCGCCGGGGTGGACTTGGTGCCGTTGTTGGCGGTGACCCCACTGCCGGTGAGCAGTCGGGTGTCGCCGCCGGTGCCGTACTTGTCGATTCGGGTGCCGTCGAGCAGTTCCCGGACCGGGTCGCCGTCCCACCAGGCGAGGAAGTTCGTCGAGGAGGGTTTGCGGCCGACGTTCTGTCCCCGGGTGTTGGCCAGGTAGCTCACCGCGGCGGACCAGGATTCGGCGCCGGGGCTGCCGGCCCAGATGTCGGCGGAGACGCCCCGGCCGTTGTCTCCCGAGGCGGGGGTGGACCAGAGGAGCTGGCCGGTACGGGCGTCGGCGAAGTAGGAGCTGGGTTTGCTGGCGTCCTCGTCGACCTTGAAGACCTCCAGGCCGGCGCGGGTGGGGTCGAGGTCGCCCACGTGCATGGCGTCGCCGTGGCCGTTGCCGGTGGAGTGCAGCAGTCGGCCGTTGTCGTCGATGGTGGCGGCGCCGTACACGATCTCCTGCCGGCCGTCGGCGTCGACGTCGGCGACGGAAAGCTGGTGGTTGCCCTGGCCGGCGGCGGCGGAGTTGCCGGCGGCGTTGGAGTCGAAGGTCCACCGCTTGGTCAGGGTGCCGTTGCGGAAGTCCCAGGCGGCGACGACCGCGCGGGTGTAGTAGCCCCGGGCCATGATCAGCGAGGGGCGTTGGCCGTCGAGGTAGGCGGTGCCGGCGAGGAACCGGTCGACCCGGTTGCCGTAGTTGTCGCCCCAGGAGGAGACGGTGCCGCGTGGCGGGTCGTAGGTGACGGTGGAGAGGACGGCGCCGGTACGGCCGTCGAACATGGTGAGGTACTCGGGGCCGGCGAGGACGTAGCCGCTGGAGTTGCGGTGGTCGGCGTTGGCGTTGCCGATGACCTGGCCGGTGCCGGAGCGGGTGCCGTCGGCGGTCTTCATGGCCACCTCGGCGCGCCCGTCGCCGTCGTAGTCGTACACCTGGAACTGGGTGTAGTGCGCCCCGGCGCGGATGTTGCGGCCGAGGTCGACCCGCCACAGCCGGGTGCCGGTGAGGGTGTACGCGTCGACGTGGACGTTGCCGGTGTAGCCGGACTGCGAGTTGTCCTTGGCGTTGCTCGGTTCCCACTTGAGCACGATCTCGTACCGGCCGTCGCCGTCGAGGTCGCCGACGCTGGCATCGTTGGCGGTGTACGTGTACGCCTCTCCGCTGCCGGTGGTGCCGCCGGGGGGAATCTGCAGCGGCACGTCGAGGTAGCCGGCGCCGAACTGCAGGGCGGGGGCGGAGGCGGCCTGTTCGACGCCGCCGACCACGGCCCGCACGGTGTACGTCGAGCCGGCGGCGGCCCCGGTGTCGAGGTGGTTGGTGGCCCCGGTGATCGGGGTGGCGTTGACCCGGGTGGCGCCGCGGTACAGGTTGAAGGACACCCCGGTGGTCTCGGTGCCGAGCAGCCGCCAGCTGACCAGGTTGCCGTTGCCGGAGCGGACGCTCACCAGTCCCCGGTCGAGGTTCTCCAGTTGCTTGGCCCCGGCCGGCGGGTTGGTCGGTGGCCCGGTGGTGGGCGGTGGCGTGGTGGGTGGCATGGTCGGTGGCCCGATGGTCGGCGTTGGTGGGCTGGTCGGTGGCGGGGTGGCGCCGGTGCAGGTGGTGCCGTTGAGCGCGAAACTCGTCGGCACCGGGTTGCTGGCGGTCCATGAGCCGTTGAAGCCGAAGCTGGCCGTGCCGCCGGTGCCGAGCACGGCGTTGTAGCCGGCGTCGCGGGCGGTGACCTGCGCGCCGGTGGAGGTGACGGTGGCGTTCCAGGCCTGGACGACCTGCTGGCCGGCGGCGAACGACCAGGTGAGGGTCCAGCCGTCGATCGGGTCGCCGAGGTTGGTGACGGTGACGTCGGCGCCGAAGCCGCCGGTCCACTGGTTGGTGATCCGGTAGTCGACCCGACAGCCGGCGGCGTCGGCGGCGGCGACCGTCGGCAGGGTGCCGGCGGCGAGGGTGCCGACCGCCGCGACGGCGGCGAGAACCGCCCGGGTACGGGCCGGGGTACGGCGGCGTAGGTGTTTGGTTGGCACGGGGACTGCCTCCACTGGAGGTAGGGCGCGCGGCGTCGGAGCCGCCACCGGCTGCCCGGGCCGGTGGTGGGTCGCCGCGCTGACGACGGTGGCGGACATCCATCGACATCCGTAGTTCTATCCCGCGCACCCGGATGCTAGGACACCGCTTTCCCGGAGCACAACCGGCTGACCGCTTGATCTTCGCCGGGGCAGCTGCTCGACTCGTCGGATGGCTGAGCACATGGACCCCGAGGAGTTCCGCCGGGCCGGGTACGCCGTCGTGGACTGGATCGCCGACTACTGGGCCACCCTCGGGCAACGCCCGGTGACCACCACGGACCCGCCGGGTACGGTGACGGCGTCCCTGCCGGCCGGGCCGCCGGAGCACGGTGAGCCGGTGGCCGCGGTCCTGGCCGACCTGGACGACCTGATCGCACCCCAACTCACCCACTGGCAGCATCCCGCCTTCTTCGGGTACTTCCCGGCCAACACCAGCGGGCCGAGCGTCCTCGGCGACCTGGTCAGCTCCGGTCTGGGAGTGCAGGGCATGCTCTGGGCGACCGGCCCGGCCGGCACCGAGTTGGAGACGGTGCTGCTGGACTGGCTGGCCGAGCTGATGGACCTGCCCGAACGGTTCCGGTCGACCTCGTCCGGCGGTGGGGTCATCCAGGACTCGGCCTCCTCGGCGACCCTGGTGGCCACCCTCGTCGCGCTGCACCGGGCGAGCGGGGGTCGCTGGCGGACCGCGGGCGTCGACCGCCGCTACCGGGTGTACGCCTCCACGCAGGGGCACTCCTCGATCGAGAAGGCCGCCCGGATCACCGGACTCGGCACCGACGGGCTCCGGCCGGTCGAGGTGGATCCGGACACCCAGGCGATGTGCCCGCGGGCGTTACGCGCGGCGATCGCCGACGACCTGGCCGACGGGATCGTGCCGGCAATCGTGGTGGCCACCGTCGGGACCACCTCCACCACCGCCGTCGACCCGCTGCCCGAGATCGGCGCGATCTGCGCGGAGTACGGCGTCTGGTTGCACGTGGACGCCGCGTACGCCGGTGCCGCCGCGGTCTGCCCGGAGCTGCGCTGGACCCACACCGGCCTGCGGTACGCCGACTCGTACTGTTTCGATCCGCACAAGTGGCTGCTGACCGGCTTCGACTGTGACGCGTTCTGGGTGGCCGACGCCGCCGAGTTGGTCGAGGCGCTCACGGTGCTGCCGGAGTACCTGCGCAACGCGGCCTCCGAGTCGGGTGCGGTGATCGACTACCGGGACTGGCAGGTGCCGCTGGGCCGCCGGTTGCGGGCGTTGAAGCTCTGGTTCGTGCTGCGCTGGTACGGCGCGGCGGGCCTGCGGGCGCACGTCCGCTCCGGGGTGGCGCTGGCCGACCGGTTCGCCACCCGGGTACGCGCCGACGACCGCTTCGAGGTGGTCGCCCCGCACCCGTTCGCGCTTGTCTGTTTCCGGCTGGTCGCCGGGGACGGGGCGAGCGCCGAGCTGCTGGCCCGGGTCAACGCCACCGGCCGGACGTACCTGACCCACACCCGGGTCGCCGGCCGGTACGCCCTGCGGCTGGCGGTCGGCTCCCCGCAGACCACCTCGGCACACGTGGACCAGGTGTGGCAGCTGCTCGCGACGACCGCGACCGACCTGCTCGCCGACCGACCGGGGTGAGCCCGCCGGCCAGCCGGCGACGGACGCCGGCCCTGCCCGCGTGCTCCCGACGGGGACCGGTCAGTTGTCGACGGAGGCCAGGGGCCGCTCGGGGGTCGCGGTGGCCGCCGCGGCGGCCTCCTCCCGGCGGGTCCGGCGCAGGGCGCGGACCGCGAGCACCAGTGCGGTGACCCAGCCGGCCACCAGCAGCGCGTAGATCACCGGCTGCGCGCTACTGCCGACCGGGCCTACCTGGATGAGGATCCGGGCGTTGGTAAGCACGATCACGCCACCGACCGCCGCGCCGAGCAGTTGCGCCGGGACGACGCGCACCAGCCAGGCGGCGATCGGCGCCGCGATCAGCCCGCCGATCAGCAGGGCCAGCACCATGGGCAGCACGAAGCCCGCCCCGCCGAGACCGATGAGGAACCCGAGGCTGGCCGCGACGGAGACCACGAACTCGGAGGTGTCCACCGAGCCGATCACCTTGCGCGGCTCCATCCGCCCGGAGACCAGCAGCGCCGGCGTGGCGACCGGTCCCCAGCCACCGCCGCCGGTGGCGTCGACGAAACCGGCGACCAGCCCGAGCGGGCCGAGGAACCGGCTGCGCAACCGCCCGACGGTACGGGTGGCGGGCAGCCGGCGGGCGAAGCGCACCAGCAGGTAGACGCCGAGGGTGAACAGGATCGCGGCCATCCAGGGTGCGGCGGTCTCGGTGGAGAGCCAGCTCAGCACGGTGGCGCCGGCGAACGCGCCGACCGCGCCGGGCACCGCGATCCGGCCGACCACCCGCCAGTCGACGTTGCCGAAGCGCCAGTGGGCCACCCCGGAGGCCAGCGTGGTGCCGATCTCGGCCAGGTGCACCGAGGCCGACGCGGCGGCGGGGGCCACCCCGGCGACCAGCAGCAGGGTGGTCGAGGTCAGGCCGTACCCCATGCCGAGGGCACCGTCGACCAGCTGCGCGGCGAGCCCGACCAGGGTGAGGACCAGCAGCTTACGCATGAACGCCCCCAGCTTTTCCGCATGTCCTACCGACTTGGTCGACAATGCGGCAGAGGAGCGCCCGGGTCAATCCCCCGACCGGTGGATGGGACACCCCGCCGCAGGCGGGTCGGACCTCGCCGCAGGCGGGTCGGACCTCGCCGCAGGCGGGTCGGACCTCGCCGCAGACGGGTCAGACCTCGCCGCAGACGGGTCAGACCTCGCCCCAGGCGGGTCGGCTCGAGGCGGTCAGACCCAGGCGTCAGGGTCGGCGACCAGCTCGTTGATGCGTTCCGGGAGCTTGCCGGCGGCGACGTCGGCGATCGAGACCAGCTCCAGGATCTGCCGTTCGCTGGCCCGCAGGGCGATCCACACCTCCTGCAGAGCCCGCGCCGCCCCGAGGTAGCCCAGCTGCTCGGGCCGCTGGCCGCGCACGTGTGCCAGCGGGCCGTCGATCACCCGGATCACCTCGGCGAGGGAGATCTCGGCCGCCGGTCGGGCCAGCCAGTAGCCGCCCTCGGGGCCACGCTGGGCGTGCACGATCCCACCCCGGCGCAGCTGCAACAGGATGCTCTCCAGGAATTTCGGCGGAATCTCCTGGGCTCGGGCGATCTGCTCGGCGGTGACCGGCCGGGAGCGCCCACCCTCGGGGACCGCGGCCAGCTCGGCGGCGGCACGGAGGGCGTAGTCGACCCGGGCGGAGAGGCGCATGTCGGCAAGGTTAGCCGTCAGGCAGGCGCGGTCGCTGGCGGGGCCGTGGCACGATACCCCTTGTCGTCGGTTCGACGCCGCCCGGCGACGTGAAGCGCGTCCGCGCGCAGACATATTCGGCGCGCCTCCGCGCGCGGACATATAGGGCGCGCTTCCGCGCGCGGAGCCGGGGCGATAGGGGCAGCGACACCAATGCCGGATGTGATGCCGCTGAGTTCACGCGATCCGCAGCGGACCGGCCCCTACGAGCTGCTCGGTCGGCTCGGCGCGGGCGGTCAGGGGGTGGTCTACCTCGGCCGGGACCAGGACGGCCGGCTGGTCGCCGTCAAAATGATCAACGTGGACCTGCACCAGAACCCGCGGGCCAAGGCGCAGTTCGCCAAGGAGATCAACGCTGCCCGGCGGGTGGCGCCGTTCTGCACCGCGCAGATCCTCTTCGCCGACGTCGACGGCGAACTGCCGTACGTGGTGAGCGAGTTCATCGAGGGCCCCACCCTGCAACGGCACGTCCGGGAACACGGCCCGATCACCGGCAACGCGCTGCACCGGCTGGCCGTGGGTACCGCCACCGCGCTCACCGCGATCCATCGGTCCGACATCGTGCACTGTGACCTGAAGCCCGACAACGTGGTCCTCGGCGCGGACGGCCCGCGGGTGATCGACTTCGGCATCGCCCGGGCCCTGGACGTCACCGAGACGCTCACCAACCGGATCATGGGCACCACCCCGTACATGGCACCGGAACGGTTCCGCGACACCGAGGTCGGACCGGCCAGCGACGTCTTCGCCTGGGCGGCGACCATCGCCTTCGCGGCGGCGGGACGGCCGCCGTTCGGCACCGGCCCGCTGCCGGTGGTGATGCACCGGGTGTTGCACGATCCACCAGAGCTGGCCGGGCTCTCCGCCGCGTTGACCGAGCTGATTCAGGAGTGCCTGGACAAGGAGCACCAGCGCCGGCCGAGCGCCGACCAGGTCCTGCTGCGACTGCTGGGGCACGCCGCCCACCCCGGCGCGGCGCTGCCGATCCGGTCCGTGCTGCGCGCCGGCACCGACGCGGCGGCCACCCAGGCGGTCCCGCGCCAACAGGGTTCCACCCGCCCGTACGACATGCCGGCCACCCACCAGCAACCGGCACCGGACGAAGGACCACCGCCCACGACGGGCCAAGGGACGCAGCCCGCGACCGGCCAAGGGACGCAGCCCGCGACCGGCCAAGGATTTCCACCCGCACCGGGCCCACGAACGCAGCCCGCGACGGGCCACGGGTTACCACCCGCGGCGGGCGGAGGGCTGCGGCCCGCGCCGCCGTACCGGGGCGGGTCGGGGCCCGCGGTGGGCTGGCCGGGGCGGTTGCGTCGGGAGGTCGGCGACGCCTGGGGGATCTCGCTCGCGATCTTCTTCGGCTCGGTCGGGGTGGCCGTCGGCTACGTCGCGTCCACCATGGTGGGCGTCGCCGCCGCCGTCGGCGCGCTGACCTTCGTCGTGGTCTACGGTGTGCGTCTCCTGGTCGCCGCCGCCCCGAACGGAGCCGTCACCCCGAACGGAGCCGTCACCCCGAACGGAACCACCGCCCCGAACGGAACCACCGCCCCGAACGGAACCACCGCCCCGAGTTCGGCCGTCCCGGGCGCGACCGGCACACCGGGCGCGACCGCCGGGACCGACGGAACCGACGGTGCTGCGACGCGGGCCGGCACCGGCCACAGTCAGCACGGTGGACCGGGCGCCCGCCCGGACGCCTGAGCCCCGACCACAGTGGAGGACGCGATGACCACCGGTCGACCCGCCCGGCAGTGGTTGCCGTACCTGGTGTCCGTCGTCGCCGGCCTCGCCGTGATCGTCGCCGCGTACCTGGTCGTCGGGCCGGCGACCGGCCCGGACCGGCGCGACTGCGTGGTCCTGCAGGTCAGCTCCTCGACGGAGAAGAGCGAGCTGCTCGGTCGGCTCGCCGCCCGGTACAACGACAGTGACCGTCGGTTCGACGGCCGGTGCGCCCAGGTGAGCGTGCACGGGCTGAACTCGGGCGCGGCGATGGAGGCGCTGGCCGGCGGCTGGGCCGCCCGGCAGCCGCAGCTGCCGGCACCGCAGGTGTGGCTGCCGACGTCGAGTCTCTGGACGGCCCGGTTGCGGGTCCTGGACACCACGGCCGGGCGGACCCCGCAGACCCCGGGCCGGTACCCGTCGATCGCCAACAGCCCGCTTGTCGTCGCCATGCCGCAGGACCGCGCCGAGCTGGTGCGGCAACGCGGCCAGCTGGGCTGGGCGGAGCTGCTCGGCCTCTCCGGCGACACCGGCTGGGCGGCGTACGGACGGCCCGAGTGGGGGAGCTTCACCTTCGGCAAGGACAACCCGAACCTCTCCACCTCCGGCCTGGCGGCCACCATCGCGACCTACTACGCGGCGGTGAACCGGGCCAGCGATCTGACGGTGGCCGACCTGGCCAAGCCGGCGGTCACCCAGTTCGTCCGCCGGATCGAGGCCAACGTCTCGCACTACAGCGACGACTCGGTGGACCTGCTGCGCGATCTCGCCGAGGCCGACCGGGCCGCCGCCGACCCGAGCCCGACCGCCGGTGGTCCGACTGCCGATGGTCCGGCCGCCGGGGCGCCGGTGACCGACATGAGCGCGGTCGTGTTGCAGGAGGAGCTGGTCTACCTCTACAACGAGGGGCAGCTCGGCCCGACCCCCGGCCAGCGGCCCCGGATGCCGCTGGTGGCGATCCACCCGAAGGAGGGGACCTTCAACCTCGACCACCCGTACGTGGTGCTGCCCTCGGCCGAGGCGCCCCAGGCGGCGGCCGCCGCGGACTTCCTGGCGTACCTCCAGGATGCCCCGCAGCAGCGCAGCTTCGCCGAG
Above is a window of Micromonospora yangpuensis DNA encoding:
- a CDS encoding vWA domain-containing protein, which codes for MTTGRPARQWLPYLVSVVAGLAVIVAAYLVVGPATGPDRRDCVVLQVSSSTEKSELLGRLAARYNDSDRRFDGRCAQVSVHGLNSGAAMEALAGGWAARQPQLPAPQVWLPTSSLWTARLRVLDTTAGRTPQTPGRYPSIANSPLVVAMPQDRAELVRQRGQLGWAELLGLSGDTGWAAYGRPEWGSFTFGKDNPNLSTSGLAATIATYYAAVNRASDLTVADLAKPAVTQFVRRIEANVSHYSDDSVDLLRDLAEADRAAADPSPTAGGPTADGPAAGAPVTDMSAVVLQEELVYLYNEGQLGPTPGQRPRMPLVAIHPKEGTFNLDHPYVVLPSAEAPQAAAAADFLAYLQDAPQQRSFAELGFRDHERRPSDALVAAVSAGDAAPLTYFDPPEPEVVDAILDGWATLRKKANILFAVDTSGSMEAKVGSRTRFQVATGAAGRGIGLLNSADQVALWSFSSETRPHRPTRPYSEELKLAPFDRDRFTDRLSGLRVEGNTALYATVRAAHRHLTQRYDPNRINAVVILTDGKNEYPKDQDLDRLLADIALDPQRPVKVFCIAFDQQSDFASLDRIAKASAGKAFDATDPTTIDDAFVKLVSSF